In Chitinivibrionales bacterium, the sequence TCCCCCACCACCATCCGCCGGTGGAAATCGAACGGGTTCCCTCGTAGGCCGGGAGGCCCTGTGCGTTCAGGTCGAACGACACGGCCTTGGGGACCACGCAGAGCCCCATGTCCTTGACATCAGGCAAATAGGTGGGCATGCCGGGATCGTCGGCCCAGCCGTGCACGTTGAAGCAGTCGATCTGCTGGAGGTAGGTGCAGAACACCTTGCCGTCCTTGATGCCGTTGTAGAGGTCGGAGCCGCGCCACGGGTCGAGCCACATTCCCGGATTGTAAAGCCCGTTGCGGACAAACACGTTTTCCCACAGGAACGTCTGGACGGTCTTGTCGCCCAGGCCAAGGATGTCCTGGTGGGTCGCCCCCAGTTGGAGCGCGCGGTCGACCAGATCGAGCGCGGTGCCTTCATATTTCGCCCCGCGGTGGGCGATGCGCGGCATTTTCACGCCGTTGTATGTTTCCTTGGCCCAGATGGAGCCCACCACATAAAGGTCATACAGGTCCCACTGCGCGGGATCCGCCTCGAGCGTGTAGCCCTTGGGAAGGCCGTACTTGTTCTGCTTCTTCAATTCGTCGTTGATCTGTTTCTTGTATTTCTCAAATTTCGACACCGCGTCCTGCACCATTGACTTACGATAAAACAGGATCCTGGTCTCGAGCTTGCGGGGGATGTAATACGGGGTCCCGTCCACGTACCCCAGCGCCGTGGCGAGCTGGTGGTATTCGGCGAGGTCCTGCATCACCTGCATCGAATCCTCAATCTGGGTCAGGGGCATCATGTAGCCCTTGTAAACGAGCACGCGCGTCGCCTCGAACGGCGTTTTGACCAGTCCGATTTCCGGCTGTTTCTTGCCCGCGTCAAGCTTGAGGAACCGTTCGATGTCGAGCTGGTTCTGGAAAATGGCCAGGGAAATCTTGCAATTGTTCTCCTTGTTGAATTTCGCCACGAGCTCTTGGTCAAACCAGCGCTGTTGAGCCGGCATCATCCGGATCAAGACGGTGAATTCCTGCTTGGGTTTATTAGCGCCCGCGCATCCTATCATGCAAAGCGATGCCACGGCAATGCAAACGAACCACACCGCACTGCGTCTTCTCATCATACACCCTCCTGCTTTTTAATGTTTGTAATGCGTTTCGTAGAAATTTATTCCTTGATGCTGTTTGACAGCGTCGTATGGAGCAGGGCCACCTCATCCCCGCTTTTGCGCAGTTTCTCGCTGAACACTTCCAGGAGATTATACGCGATTTCCGGCATATCCAAAAGAATTCTCTTAAGGGCACTCCGCTGGATCACCCACAGTTCGCAGTCTTCGTTGGCCAATGCCGAGGCCGACCGCGGCGCCTGGTTGAACAGGCCGATCTCGCCGTAGGTCTCGCCCCTGCGCACTATAGATAAAATACTTTTTACATTGTTCTTTACCTTAACAATTTTTAAGCTTCCCTTGGCCACGATGTAGAGGTGGTCGGAAAGCTCTCCTTCCCGGGAGATGAGCGTCCCTTTTTGATAGGAGAGCCGCTGGGTTATTTCGGCCAGTTCCATGAGTTTTTCGGCGGGAACATTGCCGAACAGCGGCGTTTTCTTTAGGGACATGACCCGCTCCAGCAATTCAAAAGCATCTATGGTCATAGTGTTCGACATTGCCTCCGGCGAAAGCAGCTGTGCCGCGGCCTTCGCAGCATATGAGTGGTGATCCTTCCGTATCTTTTCCAGCGTTTCCTTTTCTTTGGTGATGAGCCGCTCCCGATCAGCCATGTTCCGGAGCACATTCAAGGCGCACATGCTTATCAATCGGTTTGACGAGCGCACGAAATAGCCGATGTCCGGTTCGCCCCCCTCTTCGATGGTGAAAAACCCCTTCCCTGTTTTCGCGAGCTTTTCCCACGGGTCCCTGCGAAGGATGGGGGTTATCAGCATGGTGATGTGGTGCGGGCCGAAATTATCGAGCAGCTCGATCAGGTTGAACCGCTGCGTGCTTTCACTGACGTCAAGGTCCCGCCTCCCGGCCACCATCACGCCCTTCGGGTCAAGCAGCGTCGCGACGTCGAGCGCCCATTCGCACACTCTTGAAAGGTGCTCCCGCAGCGCATCTTCGAGAAAAATCATCCCGTCGTTTCCGGGCGCCTCCCGGTCCTTCTTTTGCAGCAGCGACCAGGCGACGCAGTCCCGATAGACTTGTTCGAGTTCCCTGAGGACCCATGACGAGAGAACCGACGTTGTTTCAGGGGAGAGTGGATACCCCTTGAGCCCTTCGGCACTTGATTCGATGACGACGCGCAGGGCATGGATGCACTCCACAATCATCCGTTTTGTGTCCGCACCGCGCAGATATTCCGTGATCGCGGTGATGGCCGCCGCGCCCTGTTGTTGCAACACGCGCCCCGCCGCGGCGATGTGCCTTCGCGAAAGACCCTCAACGACGCGCAGGGTGGCGCACTGTGTTTTTTTTGATGCCGAGGAGAAAATGATTTCAACGCTTTTGATAAACACCTGCAGCGACGAAGACTGCAGGTTTGCGAGCAAGGTCTCCTCCCATCCCTCGGGCTTCAGCGCGGCCACGAGATACAAACCGGCCGAACGCCGGTTGGCGTTCTTCACCGAAAGCAAATAACCGAGATAGGCGAGCACATTCTCCCGCTCTGGGTCGTCGCCCGTTTGCCACAAATAAACGGCCGCTTCGATCTGTACACGAGGGTTGCTTTCAAAGAACATGGACTTTACCGTGGAATACAGCCGGCCCTTCCAGTCGGCATCCACAGCGTTGAGCGAGAACAACGCGTTCGCACGCACCCTTGGATTCTCGTCCCTGAGCATTTTTTCAATCATCGGCTGCACATCGCCGCTGCCGGAAAACGATGCCAGGGAACGGGCGATCATCTCTCTCACGGTGCGACCCGGCTCGTTATCATAGATGCTGCAGAGAATTTTAAAGGCCTGCTTGGATCCTTCACGCGAGAGAATCTTGACCGCCAAGCTGCGGACATCGCCGTCGTTCGAGGAGGAATATTCTTTGATTAAAGATAATATTTTTTGGTCATGGCGACTACCGATTTCTGCTATAATCTCATCGGGGATGTGACGAGCGGACGGTTGCGGTATCAGCGCTTCGGTATACGTCTTTCGTATCATCGCAACCGCGAACACCATGGCGCATGATGCAAGGGAAATCATCAGCAGAATGACGGAAACGTTGGGTTCTGCGGCCATGAGAAGCAGCCCGGTGAGCATGATGGCGGACGGTTTGACCATGCCGTCGAGGAACGTTTTGGCCCGGCCGCGTTTTTCCTTTGGAATCACGGCAAAAAACATCTGGTATACGGGTGAAAAGGCATTTTCAAAAACGACATACCGCAGGAACTGAAAAATGATGAACCCCGAAAAAAGCGCCATCCGGGATCCACCGAGCACGCTTAGGGCAAGCATCACCAGTGATCCGAGGAGAAGCGTGACGGGCAGAAGGTAAAAAATCCTGGTGAAGCCCCATTTGGCGATGACGCCGGGCATGGCGAACTGCAGCCCCCCGATGATGACAACGGAATAAACCAAATAAAAGGTGAATTGAAATGAAGCGAGTGAATTCGACGTGGTAAACCATAACGCGCTTTTTTTCCAGAACAGGTAGTCTTGGAAAAAAATTGCAATAAATACCAGAAAATAGAGAATGGCGATGAGCCGTATCAACCTGTTCGAGAGAACGCCCAGGATGCCGGCAAAAATGCCTTTTCCTTCTGCCTGTTCTCTCATCGGGACTTCTTTTTTAATGAATTTTATCCAGTATCTCGCGGTGATTTTTCTGGACAGAACGAATGCCACGCAATACGCTGCCGCCCACAGACCGATGATCATTTCCGCATCAACCGCCACCAGCAGCAGCCGCGCACCGCAGGCACCGCACAAGCCGCCGACAAATCCCCAGGCCGCGATTTTCGGGAACCCTCTTTTCGCTTCGTCGGTGGTGTAGATGTCGTTTGCCATGGTCCAGAAGGTGAGAAACAAGGTTGTCTTGGAGAGATACGATACCGGGTAGATGAGGAGTATCCAGAAGGAAACCGCTTCTAGGTTTTCCTTCCCGACCACAATAAAAAGCACGCAATAGCAGAAAAGGATCCCCGCGACAGCAAGCAGCTGGGCGGAGAGCAGTTTTCCCCGGTTGACGCGGTCGATGTTGCTGAAAAACAGCGCGGGCAGAAAAAAAAGCAGCATGCCGTTGATGAAAAAAAGTTTACCGAGGACGGCCGCCCCGGCAACGGTCACGGCCATCGAAAGGCTCACGGTTTCGCCGACGATAGCGCCGCCGAACAGAAACAGGAGAAGAAATGACAAGAGCCTGAACCGGAGGTTTTGTTCTGCCATAGTTGTAAAATAAGAAAGCGGATGATAGCATCGCTATCATCCGCTTTTTGCTAATGAAGAAACAAGCAACGCCGACGCCAGCTTCAGAAGCTGTACGTAAGCGTGATTCTGTCCATGACGTGGTGCTGCGGCGCGCTTATCAGGTTTGTCCACGTGTAAAAGATATTTTCGGCAAGCACACCATCTATCCTGAAACGGTTTTCAATATTGACGCCCACCCCAACGGCCGCGAAATCGTCGTCCGAGCCGTCGGCCTCCGGGTTCTGCTCCCAGTGCCCGTTTTCACCGCCGTCTGAGACATAAAGCAATTTCTTATTAACGCCGATTCTTAATACGAGCCAGTCCCATACGACGTTTCTTTCAAGGCCGGCGCCTATGCGGCCACCGATACCTGTGGGCATGGAGTCTTTTACATATCCATTAACTTTTGAATAATTTTTTTCTTCAACAAGTCCTTCAATCCCCGTCCAGAAAAAGCCTTTGTCGATATTGATGTTGACGCCAAGGCCCAGCGAATAATTCATTTGGGAAAATCCCTCAAGCCCAATCCTTTCAATGGAAAGATGGGGGACAAAATCTCCATTAAGCGCGGTGAGCGCGGAAAAAAGACGAATATCCCCTTTAAAGTACAAATCATTTTTCGCGATGTTTTCGTTGGTGTCGACGAGAGGACTATTCGTTCCTGTCTGGCGGGCTATTGTTCCTATTCCGGTAAGTGAAGCAAAATCGAATGAAACCTCAAGATTCATCGATTTTGCTATGGGCCAG encodes:
- a CDS encoding extracellular solute-binding protein — translated: MMRRRSAVWFVCIAVASLCMIGCAGANKPKQEFTVLIRMMPAQQRWFDQELVAKFNKENNCKISLAIFQNQLDIERFLKLDAGKKQPEIGLVKTPFEATRVLVYKGYMMPLTQIEDSMQVMQDLAEYHQLATALGYVDGTPYYIPRKLETRILFYRKSMVQDAVSKFEKYKKQINDELKKQNKYGLPKGYTLEADPAQWDLYDLYVVGSIWAKETYNGVKMPRIAHRGAKYEGTALDLVDRALQLGATHQDILGLGDKTVQTFLWENVFVRNGLYNPGMWLDPWRGSDLYNGIKDGKVFCTYLQQIDCFNVHGWADDPGMPTYLPDVKDMGLCVVPKAVSFDLNAQGLPAYEGTRSISTGGWWWGIPKTSPNAKLAYKFARFVTSRENHAKECSKFGMIPVRKDLLINLPDVFDEGWVGEIFKTSVEQVNDNQLTTVPLVKGYPQVAQNLVDAWYTLCAGYNEKKDGKMDADVMKQKLHKDFLQKQKDILGADFPK
- a CDS encoding cyclic nucleotide-binding domain-containing protein, giving the protein MAEQNLRFRLLSFLLLFLFGGAIVGETVSLSMAVTVAGAAVLGKLFFINGMLLFFLPALFFSNIDRVNRGKLLSAQLLAVAGILFCYCVLFIVVGKENLEAVSFWILLIYPVSYLSKTTLFLTFWTMANDIYTTDEAKRGFPKIAAWGFVGGLCGACGARLLLVAVDAEMIIGLWAAAYCVAFVLSRKITARYWIKFIKKEVPMREQAEGKGIFAGILGVLSNRLIRLIAILYFLVFIAIFFQDYLFWKKSALWFTTSNSLASFQFTFYLVYSVVIIGGLQFAMPGVIAKWGFTRIFYLLPVTLLLGSLVMLALSVLGGSRMALFSGFIIFQFLRYVVFENAFSPVYQMFFAVIPKEKRGRAKTFLDGMVKPSAIMLTGLLLMAAEPNVSVILLMISLASCAMVFAVAMIRKTYTEALIPQPSARHIPDEIIAEIGSRHDQKILSLIKEYSSSNDGDVRSLAVKILSREGSKQAFKILCSIYDNEPGRTVREMIARSLASFSGSGDVQPMIEKMLRDENPRVRANALFSLNAVDADWKGRLYSTVKSMFFESNPRVQIEAAVYLWQTGDDPERENVLAYLGYLLSVKNANRRSAGLYLVAALKPEGWEETLLANLQSSSLQVFIKSVEIIFSSASKKTQCATLRVVEGLSRRHIAAAGRVLQQQGAAAITAITEYLRGADTKRMIVECIHALRVVIESSAEGLKGYPLSPETTSVLSSWVLRELEQVYRDCVAWSLLQKKDREAPGNDGMIFLEDALREHLSRVCEWALDVATLLDPKGVMVAGRRDLDVSESTQRFNLIELLDNFGPHHITMLITPILRRDPWEKLAKTGKGFFTIEEGGEPDIGYFVRSSNRLISMCALNVLRNMADRERLITKEKETLEKIRKDHHSYAAKAAAQLLSPEAMSNTMTIDAFELLERVMSLKKTPLFGNVPAEKLMELAEITQRLSYQKGTLISREGELSDHLYIVAKGSLKIVKVKNNVKSILSIVRRGETYGEIGLFNQAPRSASALANEDCELWVIQRSALKRILLDMPEIAYNLLEVFSEKLRKSGDEVALLHTTLSNSIKE